In Anabrus simplex isolate iqAnaSimp1 chromosome 4, ASM4041472v1, whole genome shotgun sequence, a single genomic region encodes these proteins:
- the LOC136872701 gene encoding keratinocyte proline-rich protein, giving the protein MHLVALIVISCLACSALAYRTCSTTPCVSTDYRSYTQCLSKQCGPVCPIQNCPYANCNACNYNQFAPCCQSCCARRMPQPALCQPVQYWPFVQCGGCKGGGCSMPMLQPQPQPMPPPMPQPMPAPMPQPMPPPMPQPMPAPMPQPMPAPMPQPMPCYGQTCYQQQPIMPCYGGSCYKPFPSGCGTGGCK; this is encoded by the coding sequence ATGCACCTGGTCGCTCTGATAGTAATATCGTGCCTTGCCTGCAGTGCTCTGGCATACAGAACGTGTTCTACTACCCCCTGTGTGTCTACAGACTACAGATCGTACACACAATGCTTGAGCAAGCAGTGTGGTCCTGTGTGCCCAATACAGAACTGCCCATACGCCAACTGCAATGCTTGCAACTATAATCAATTCGCTCCATGTTGTCAGAGCTGTTGCGCTCGTAGGATGCCACAACCAGCACTTTGTCAGCCTGTGCAATATTGGCCTTTCGTCCAGTGCGGTGGCTGCAAAGGAGGTGGATGTTCAATGCCAATGCTGCAACCACAGCCCCAGCCAATGCCTCCACCAATGCCGCAACCAATGCCCGCACCAATGCCGCAACCAATGCCTCCACCAATGCCGCAACCAATGCCCGCACCAATGCCGCAACCAATGCCCGCACCAATGCCGCAACCAATGCCTTGTTACGGCCAGACCTGTTATCAACAACAGCCCATTATGCCTTGCTACGGAGGAAGCTGCTACAAGCCATTCCCTTCTGGATGTGGTACAGGTGGATGCAAATAA